In Glandiceps talaboti chromosome 6, keGlaTala1.1, whole genome shotgun sequence, one DNA window encodes the following:
- the LOC144437048 gene encoding S-phase kinase-associated protein 2-like, which produces MAAKSKGRKSRTNAKCPRLDENPGKNKTQAHRKSKPEPMLEKIHGKEHIVPVNGKEQSVPVQMTWDVDETCKKTLYEDMGVTELHASSETSDESCGHGDYQFVSPPESALVPVTKTTTSNSQRSLQRGGSIVHEHPNCSTSTHANLSFTTPVLGDYLQNGCHCSMNSESEDYFSELSDEIVLNIFKWLPLAELGQCARICRRWNSLICDETLWKKINLSGKTFKEGQLGRILLRGAIAVKLTKSEIIAPPFDSKVATELNREEEVIILRRKPRRSIRVQYLDMSQCQQEADTLADVLRYCHQLCKVSLEFCKINDRVLRSFKEPANLQVLNLCMCSGLSPSGIGRLLSGCSNLMALNISWCEVSRPGLSAVLNNLPSSLQKLNISGYRHVLTDEDVILITLRCPNLIELDLSDSALVTPLSVQCIMERLNKLLFLALSRCYNVPAAVLVQLGAMPNLVALNIFGLLHEDGLQMLKTSMPQVEINKYPFSSIARPTTGLRRSSIWGVKCYD; this is translated from the exons ATGGCGGCAAAATCGAAGGGAAGGAAATCTCGGACAAACGCAAAATGCCCGCGGCTGGACGAAAATCCCGGCAAAAATAAGACCCAAGCTCACAG GAAGAGCAAACCAGAACCAATGTTAGAAAAAATTCATGGAAAGGAACACATTGTGCCTGTGAATGGAAAGGAACAGAGTGTGCCAGTTCAGATGACATGGGATGTTGATGAGACTTGTAAAAAGACTCTTTATGAAGACATGGGTGTAACTGAATTACATGCTTCCAGTGAAACTAGTGATGAAAGTTGTGGACATGGAGATTATCAGTTTGTTTCACCACCAGAGTCTGCACTAGTTCCTGTAACCAAGACAACTACATCAAATTCTCAAAGG AGCCTTCAGAGAGGAGGGAGTATTGTTCATGAACATCCAAACTGCAGTACAAGTACACATGCCAATCTATCATTTACAACACCTGTACTAGGGGAttatttacaaaatggctgtcatTGTTCAATGAATTCAGAAAGTGAAG aTTATTTCAGTGAGTTGTCCGATGAgattgttttgaatattttcaagtGGCTACCATTAGCAGAGTTGGGACAATGTGCCAGAATTTGTCGAAGATGGAATTCACTAAT CTGTGATGAAACTTTATGGAAGAAGATCAATTTATCTGGCAAGACATTTAAAGAGGGACAACTTGGTAGGATATTACTCAGGGGTGCAATTGCTGTTAAACTGACAAAGTCTGAGATCATAGCACCACCATTTGATAGTAAAGTAGCTACTGAACTCAACAGGGAAGAAGAAGTGATCATTCTAAGAAGAAAACCAAGGAG ATCCATACGAGTGCAATATTTAGACATGTCACAGTGCCAACAAGAGGCAGATACATTGGCTGATGTACTACGGTATTGTCATCAACTGTGTAAAGTAAGTCTGGAGTTCTGTAAGATCAATGACAGGGTGCTGAGAAGTTTTAAAGAACCTGCCAATCTACAAGTCttgaatttatgtatgtgtagtgGTCTTTCACCCTCTGGAATAGGACGCCTCCTCAGTGGATGTAGCAA TTTGATGGCATTAAACATTTCATGGTGTGAAGTTAGTAGACCTGGACTATCAGCAGTGTTAAATAATTTACCGTCATCGTTACAAAAACTCAATATTAGTGGCTATAGGCATGTACTGACAGATGAAG ATGTGATATTGATAACACTTCGATGTCCTAACTTGATAGAGTTAGATCTGAGTGACTCTGCATTAGTGACACCACTCTCTGTACAGTGTATCATGGAAAGATTAAATAAACTACTCTTTTTAGCTCTCAGTCGATGTTACAATGTCCCAGCTGCAGTGCTTGT GCAATTAGGTGCTATGCCAAACTTAGTCGCCCTCAACATCTTTGGCCTTCTCCATGAAGATGGACTACAAATGTTGAAGACAAGTATGCCACAGgttgaaatcaataaatatccATTTTCCAGCATTGCACGTCCTACCACTGGGCTCAGAAGATCCAGCATCTGGGGTGTCAAATGTTATGACTAG